A single region of the Brassica rapa cultivar Chiifu-401-42 chromosome A03, CAAS_Brap_v3.01, whole genome shotgun sequence genome encodes:
- the LOC103855540 gene encoding GDSL esterase/lipase At5g03810 isoform X1 — protein sequence MFTSLITFLVLTGFYAGFGTGQPLVPALIIMGDSVVDAGNNNLRLTLVKANFPPYGRDFLAHTATGRFSNGKLAIDFTAENLGFTSYPVAYLSQDAANETNLLTGANFASGASGYHDGTSLLYNAISLTQQVENYKEYQSKVTSMVGRDKANEIFKGAIHLLSTGSSDFLQSYYINPILNAIVTPDRFSDRLMRFYSTFIQNMYDLGARRIGVTSLPPLGCLPAAITMFGGIGSNTCVERLNRDAVSFNTKLNNTSVNLANKLPGLKLVVFDIYNPLLNMVMKPEENGFFESRRACCGTGTVETSFLCNALSVGTCSNATSYVFWDGFHPSEAANRVLADNLLGQGFSLISQT from the exons atgTTTACAAGTCTGATTACCTTCTTGGTCCTTACCGGTTTCTACGCCGGCTTTGGGACCGGTCAACCTCTTGTACCGGCTCTAATCATAATGGGAGATTCTGTTGTCGATGCCGGTAACAACAATCTTCGCCTTACCCTCGTCAAGGCCAATTTTCCTCCCTACGGACGCGACTTCTTAGCCCACACTGCCACCGGTCGTTTCTCTAACGGAAAACTCGCCATAGACTTTACCG cTGAGAATTTAGGGTTCACTTCTTACCCGGTGGCGTACCTTAGCCAAGATGCAGCAAATGAGACTAATTTGTTAACCGGAGCCAATTTCGCCTCTGGTGCTTCTGGTTATCACGACGGAACTTCCTTATTATAC AACGCAATCAGCTTGACCCAACAAGTGGAAAACTACAAAGAGTACCAAAGCAAGGTGACAAGCATGGTAGGGAGAGACAAAGCCAACGAGATATTCAAAGGCGCGATTCATCTTCTTAGCACCGGATCCAGCGATTTTCTTCAAAGCTATTACATTAATCCTATCCTTAATGCAATAGTCACACCTGATCGATTCTCAGATCGTCTCATGAGATTTTATTCAACCTTTATCCAA AATATGTATGATTTAGGTGCTAGAAGAATTGGAGTAACGTCGTTACCACCCTTGGGTTGTTTGCCAGCAGCGATAACGATGTTTGGTGGTATTGGGAGCAATACGTGCGTCGAAAGACTAAACCGGGACGCGGTTTCCTTCAATACCAAACTCAACAACACGTCTGTGAACCTAGCCAACAAGCTTCCTGGTCTGAAATTGGTCGTTTTTGACATTTATAATCCTCTATTGAACATGGTCATGAAGCCTGAAGAGAATG GGTTTTTTGAATCAAGGAGGGCTTGTTGTGGAACCGGAACAGTGGAAACTTCGTTTCTATGCAATGCATTATCGGTGGGTACATGTTCAAATGCTACCAGTTACGTGTTTTGGGACGGTTTTCATCCATCAGAAGCAGCCAATCGTGTTCTAGCCGACAATCTTCTTGGCCAAGGATTCTCTCTCATTTCCCAAACCTAA
- the LOC103855540 gene encoding GDSL esterase/lipase At5g03810 isoform X3, with amino-acid sequence MFTSLITFLVLTGFYAGFGTGQPLVPALIIMGDSVVDAGNNNLRLTLVKANFPPYGRDFLAHTATGRFSNGKLAIDFTAENLGFTSYPVAYLSQDAANETNLLTGANFASGASGYHDGTSLLYNAISLTQQVENYKEYQSKVTSMVGRDKANEIFKGAIHLLSTGSSDFLQSYYINPILNAIVTPDRFSDRLMRFYSTFIQNMYDLGARRIGVTSLPPLGCLPAAITMFGGIGSNTCVERLNRDAVSFNTKLNNTSVNLANKLPGLKLVVFDIYNPLLNMVMKPEENGTGFLNQGGLVVEPEQWKLRFYAMHYRWVHVQMLPVTCFGTVFIHQKQPIVF; translated from the exons atgTTTACAAGTCTGATTACCTTCTTGGTCCTTACCGGTTTCTACGCCGGCTTTGGGACCGGTCAACCTCTTGTACCGGCTCTAATCATAATGGGAGATTCTGTTGTCGATGCCGGTAACAACAATCTTCGCCTTACCCTCGTCAAGGCCAATTTTCCTCCCTACGGACGCGACTTCTTAGCCCACACTGCCACCGGTCGTTTCTCTAACGGAAAACTCGCCATAGACTTTACCG cTGAGAATTTAGGGTTCACTTCTTACCCGGTGGCGTACCTTAGCCAAGATGCAGCAAATGAGACTAATTTGTTAACCGGAGCCAATTTCGCCTCTGGTGCTTCTGGTTATCACGACGGAACTTCCTTATTATAC AACGCAATCAGCTTGACCCAACAAGTGGAAAACTACAAAGAGTACCAAAGCAAGGTGACAAGCATGGTAGGGAGAGACAAAGCCAACGAGATATTCAAAGGCGCGATTCATCTTCTTAGCACCGGATCCAGCGATTTTCTTCAAAGCTATTACATTAATCCTATCCTTAATGCAATAGTCACACCTGATCGATTCTCAGATCGTCTCATGAGATTTTATTCAACCTTTATCCAA AATATGTATGATTTAGGTGCTAGAAGAATTGGAGTAACGTCGTTACCACCCTTGGGTTGTTTGCCAGCAGCGATAACGATGTTTGGTGGTATTGGGAGCAATACGTGCGTCGAAAGACTAAACCGGGACGCGGTTTCCTTCAATACCAAACTCAACAACACGTCTGTGAACCTAGCCAACAAGCTTCCTGGTCTGAAATTGGTCGTTTTTGACATTTATAATCCTCTATTGAACATGGTCATGAAGCCTGAAGAGAATGGTACG GGTTTTTTGAATCAAGGAGGGCTTGTTGTGGAACCGGAACAGTGGAAACTTCGTTTCTATGCAATGCATTATCGGTGGGTACATGTTCAAATGCTACCAGTTACGTGTTTTGGGACGGTTTTCATCCATCAGAAGCAGCCAATCGTGTTCTAG